In Streptomyces sp. NBC_01426, one genomic interval encodes:
- a CDS encoding UDP-N-acetylmuramoyl-L-alanyl-D-glutamate--2,6-diaminopimelate ligase codes for MKLSGLLTGHDHHVLQGDTEATLITAGTTFDVDRVTPGSLFIAVPGHDAGGPAAIGAALARGAVAVLVDDDGAAAPHRGPAATPGVCVVRVSDTRKAAAVVSSRYFTEPGRQMDMVAVTGTNGKTSISYMVESLLRISEGAAVGVIGTAGSRIGDEMIPMPPSVLTTPESPDLQYLLGHMRDRGTGTVVLEATSMALQTYRVDRTFIDVGVFTNLTQDHLDDHGTMARYTDAKLRLFQGLCRQAVVNLDDPVGAGIQAMMPGAVTTYAVDTEADYRASDLVADASGTRFTLRHAGREYAAAIPVPGRFSVSNALAAVAACHVLGHDLDGLVAALALMPAVPGRFERFVTPAGTSVIVDYAHSPDSLDKVLTAIRGFARGRVITVFGCGGDRDTTKRVEMGRIAGTHSDLCVLTSDNPRNEDPEAILDQIAPGIESTGTPYERSADRRRAIGLALSAAGPQDVVLIAGKGSEPHQIVGEALLPFSDMATVRDLARPVG; via the coding sequence GTGAAGTTGAGCGGGTTGCTGACAGGCCACGACCACCACGTCCTCCAGGGCGACACAGAGGCCACGCTGATCACCGCGGGGACCACCTTCGACGTGGACCGGGTGACACCGGGCTCCCTCTTCATCGCCGTGCCCGGCCACGACGCCGGCGGCCCCGCCGCCATCGGCGCGGCCCTCGCCCGAGGTGCGGTGGCGGTTCTCGTCGACGACGACGGGGCGGCCGCCCCGCACCGGGGTCCGGCGGCGACTCCCGGAGTGTGCGTCGTACGGGTGTCCGACACCCGGAAGGCGGCGGCGGTCGTCTCCTCCCGCTACTTCACCGAGCCCGGCCGGCAGATGGACATGGTGGCCGTCACCGGGACCAACGGGAAGACCTCCATCTCGTACATGGTCGAGTCGCTGCTGAGGATCTCCGAGGGCGCCGCGGTGGGGGTGATCGGGACCGCGGGCAGCCGGATCGGCGACGAGATGATCCCGATGCCCCCGTCGGTGCTGACCACACCGGAATCGCCGGACCTCCAGTACCTCCTGGGCCACATGCGGGACCGGGGCACCGGCACCGTGGTGTTGGAAGCCACCTCCATGGCCCTGCAGACGTACCGGGTGGACCGGACGTTCATCGACGTCGGAGTCTTCACCAACCTGACCCAGGACCACCTGGACGACCACGGCACGATGGCGCGCTACACGGACGCCAAACTGCGCCTGTTCCAAGGCCTGTGCCGGCAGGCCGTGGTCAACCTCGACGACCCGGTGGGGGCGGGGATCCAGGCGATGATGCCGGGCGCGGTCACCACGTACGCCGTCGACACCGAGGCCGACTACCGGGCCTCGGATCTGGTGGCGGACGCCTCCGGGACCCGCTTCACCCTGCGTCACGCCGGCCGGGAGTACGCGGCGGCGATCCCGGTCCCGGGTCGCTTCTCCGTCTCCAACGCGCTGGCCGCGGTGGCGGCCTGCCACGTCCTGGGACACGACCTGGACGGATTGGTCGCGGCGCTCGCCCTGATGCCGGCCGTCCCCGGGCGCTTCGAACGCTTCGTGACCCCCGCCGGCACGTCCGTCATCGTGGACTACGCGCACTCGCCCGACTCCCTGGACAAGGTGCTCACGGCCATCCGCGGCTTCGCGCGCGGCCGGGTCATCACCGTCTTCGGCTGCGGCGGCGACCGGGACACCACCAAGCGGGTGGAAATGGGCCGGATCGCCGGAACCCATTCCGACCTGTGCGTCCTCACCTCGGACAACCCCCGCAACGAGGATCCCGAGGCGATCCTCGACCAGATCGCCCCGGGCATCGAGTCCACCGGCACACCGTACGAGCGGTCGGCCGACCGCCGCCGGGCGATCGGCCTCGCCCTGTCCGCCGCGGGGCCGCAGGACGTCGTACTGATCGCCGGCAAGGGCAGCGAACCGCACCAGATCGTCGGGGAAGCGCTCCTGCCCTTCAGCGACATGGCCACCGTGCGCGACCTCGCCCGCCCGGTCGGCTGA
- a CDS encoding alkene reductase, whose translation MTITPGESRLFEPARLGDLRLPNRLVMAPMTRNRAGADGTPGPLMATYYTQRASAGLIIAEASTPNAVGQTYPNITGIHSDAHVAGWRAVTEAVAEAGGRMFLQLQHGGRVGHPDNSGHIPVAPSPVPLPEPIHTPTGLRPAVTPREMTTADIRSTAADFAEAARRAVAAGFAGVEVHAANGHLLHQFLAGNTNRRTDAYGGPVAHRIRFVLETVEAVVRAIGPHRVGIRLAPGSIFNGIEEGDETADLYRTLVAALPQDLAYVHIVFADPDDEVFRRIRKDWTGVLIANPILGWGVPLPADGGAAEAERLLAAGADLVSLGRAFIANPDLVARLRRGAPLNPLHDHGLMYGGGASGYTDYPALADA comes from the coding sequence ATGACGATCACACCGGGGGAATCCCGACTCTTCGAACCCGCCCGACTGGGCGACCTGCGGCTCCCGAACCGTCTGGTGATGGCGCCGATGACACGGAACCGCGCCGGGGCCGACGGCACTCCGGGGCCCCTGATGGCCACGTACTACACCCAGCGCGCCTCGGCCGGACTGATCATCGCCGAGGCGTCCACCCCGAACGCGGTCGGGCAGACGTACCCGAACATCACGGGGATCCACAGCGACGCCCACGTCGCCGGGTGGCGGGCCGTGACCGAAGCCGTCGCGGAGGCCGGCGGACGGATGTTCCTCCAGCTCCAGCACGGCGGGCGGGTGGGCCACCCCGACAACAGCGGCCACATTCCCGTCGCGCCCTCGCCCGTGCCGCTTCCGGAGCCCATCCACACCCCGACCGGCCTCCGACCCGCGGTCACCCCCCGCGAGATGACCACCGCCGACATCCGCTCCACCGCCGCCGACTTCGCCGAGGCCGCCCGCAGGGCCGTGGCCGCCGGTTTCGCCGGAGTCGAGGTCCACGCCGCCAACGGGCATCTCCTGCACCAGTTCCTCGCCGGGAACACCAACCGGCGCACCGATGCCTACGGCGGGCCCGTCGCCCACCGCATCCGCTTCGTCCTGGAGACCGTCGAGGCGGTCGTCCGCGCGATCGGCCCCCATCGGGTCGGCATCCGCCTCGCGCCGGGCTCGATCTTCAACGGCATCGAGGAAGGAGACGAGACGGCCGACCTCTACCGCACCCTCGTCGCCGCGCTCCCACAGGACCTCGCCTACGTCCACATCGTGTTCGCCGACCCCGACGACGAGGTCTTCCGGCGCATCCGCAAGGACTGGACGGGCGTGCTGATCGCCAATCCGATCCTCGGCTGGGGCGTACCCCTGCCCGCCGACGGCGGCGCCGCGGAGGCCGAACGCCTCCTCGCGGCCGGAGCGGACCTCGTCTCGCTCGGCCGCGCCTTCATCGCCAACCCGGACCTGGTCGCGCGACTGCGCAGGGGCGCGCCCCTGAACCCGCTGCACGACCACGGCCTGATGTACGGGGGAGGCGCGTCCGGCTACACCGACTACCCCGCCCTGGCCGACGCCTGA
- a CDS encoding anhydro-N-acetylmuramic acid kinase encodes MRVIGLMSGTSYDAVDAAACDLERGHGDAAGELRLTPLGMIGAPYPADLREALAAALPPAGTSLAEVCRLDTGIGRAFARLAARADRELCSGGAELIASHGQTVYHWVADGRVHGTLQLGEPAWIAEETGCPVVSGFRPRDVAAGGQGAPLVSLIDLMLLRGRPGVSAALNIGGIANVTVSAPAGDPVAFDTGPGNALLDSAVRELTSGRLAYDEDGALAAAGRVHEGLLERLLAESYYRLPPPKTTGKELFHAGYAGSRPAGFERLPGPDVIATLTRLTARTVADALRPFEVGEVFASGGGVRNPTLMAMLREELGSRVLRTSEELGLPAAAKEAYAFAVLGYLTLHGLPGNAPPCTGAAGPRVLGSITPGARPLRLPAGSSEAPYALVVRSPDPR; translated from the coding sequence ATGAGAGTGATCGGCCTGATGTCGGGCACCTCGTACGACGCCGTCGACGCCGCCGCCTGCGACCTCGAACGGGGGCACGGTGACGCGGCCGGGGAACTGCGCCTCACGCCCCTGGGCATGATCGGCGCACCGTACCCGGCCGATCTGCGGGAGGCGCTCGCGGCGGCTCTGCCGCCGGCGGGCACGAGCCTGGCCGAGGTCTGTCGGCTGGACACCGGCATCGGGCGGGCCTTCGCCCGGCTGGCCGCCCGCGCCGACCGTGAACTCTGTTCAGGTGGCGCGGAGTTGATCGCATCCCACGGCCAGACCGTGTACCACTGGGTGGCGGACGGGCGGGTGCACGGCACGCTCCAGCTCGGCGAGCCCGCCTGGATCGCGGAGGAGACGGGCTGTCCGGTGGTGTCGGGATTCCGGCCGCGCGACGTCGCCGCCGGCGGCCAGGGCGCACCGCTGGTGAGCCTGATCGACCTGATGCTGTTGCGGGGGCGGCCCGGTGTGTCCGCGGCCCTGAACATCGGCGGCATCGCGAACGTGACGGTCTCGGCGCCGGCCGGCGACCCGGTGGCGTTCGACACCGGCCCCGGCAACGCGTTGCTGGACTCGGCGGTGCGCGAACTGACCTCCGGGCGCCTCGCGTACGACGAGGACGGCGCGCTCGCCGCGGCCGGGCGGGTGCACGAGGGCTTGCTGGAGCGGCTGTTGGCGGAGTCCTACTATCGTTTGCCCCCGCCGAAGACCACGGGCAAGGAGTTGTTCCACGCCGGCTACGCGGGCTCCCGGCCCGCGGGGTTCGAGCGGCTGCCCGGGCCGGACGTGATCGCCACGCTGACCCGGCTGACGGCCCGGACCGTGGCCGACGCGCTGAGACCGTTCGAGGTGGGGGAGGTCTTCGCCTCGGGAGGGGGCGTCCGCAATCCGACGCTCATGGCCATGCTGCGCGAGGAATTGGGCTCCCGCGTGCTGCGGACCTCCGAGGAGTTGGGGTTGCCCGCGGCGGCGAAGGAGGCGTACGCGTTCGCGGTCCTCGGGTACCTCACCCTGCACGGCCTCCCGGGCAACGCCCCGCCGTGCACGGGCGCGGCCGGGCCCCGCGTCCTGGGGTCGATCACCCCGGGTGCCCGCCCCCTGCGTCTGCCGGCGGGCTCGTCGGAGGCCCCGTACGCGCTGGTCGTACGAAGCCCGGACCCGCGGTGA
- a CDS encoding serine/threonine-protein kinase gives MAPEHPGFPLTRPFQALAPDDPREVGGFRLVARLGAGGMGRVYLSHTPGGRPVALKVVRPELAADHEFRRRFAQEVASARRIHGLYTAQVVGSGTEEAGPWLATAYVPGPSLQQVIDEHGILPLRTALLLTAGVAEALQVIHGAGVVHRDLKPANVLVAADGPRVIDFGIARPANATALTSAGLVIGSPAFMAPEQALGRAVTPATDVFALGALAVYAIGGKPPFGDDPGPKALYRTVHEEPDLSGVPGELRPLLHRCLAKDPAHRPTPAQLIEAVRDHPSIGGRLRFTDDWLPHRIGTEILRRADLPSAPPHSPTETSPAAPPTPSPTRPATLASTAGPTPSAAATPITARGSEPSSRRRAAPRSHRSGRTVLAVAAALVLGACGAVYLLDDPYENEPYENEPTVGAGDAPPPSTPPKATPPRTTPSKAAPSKATPGYVPAYTGTELTAPDQGYEFDIRAGKVAPQDTAAWYVGRTASEFYVPEDSEAYIAEGGRPDLAACVRGIESRPVTALPFSALGAGRSFCVRAQDGRDIAVVNVLATSTDGGPVTVSLDHYRRSG, from the coding sequence ATGGCACCAGAGCACCCCGGTTTCCCCCTGACCCGCCCTTTCCAGGCACTCGCCCCGGACGACCCGCGCGAGGTGGGCGGCTTCCGCCTCGTCGCCCGGCTCGGCGCGGGCGGAATGGGCCGCGTCTACCTCTCCCACACCCCCGGCGGGCGGCCCGTGGCCCTCAAGGTGGTCCGGCCGGAACTGGCGGCGGACCACGAGTTCCGCCGTCGTTTCGCCCAGGAGGTCGCCAGCGCCCGGCGCATCCACGGCCTCTACACCGCGCAGGTCGTCGGCTCGGGCACCGAGGAGGCCGGCCCCTGGCTGGCCACCGCCTACGTACCGGGCCCCTCGCTCCAGCAGGTCATCGACGAGCACGGCATCCTGCCGCTGCGCACCGCGCTGCTGCTCACGGCCGGCGTGGCCGAGGCGCTCCAGGTGATCCACGGCGCCGGCGTGGTCCACCGCGACCTCAAGCCCGCCAACGTGCTGGTCGCGGCGGACGGCCCCCGCGTGATCGACTTCGGCATCGCGCGCCCCGCGAACGCGACCGCCCTCACGAGTGCCGGCCTGGTCATCGGTTCGCCCGCCTTCATGGCTCCCGAACAGGCCCTCGGGCGGGCGGTGACCCCCGCCACCGACGTCTTCGCACTCGGGGCGCTGGCCGTGTACGCCATCGGGGGGAAGCCGCCCTTCGGCGACGACCCGGGCCCAAAGGCCCTGTACCGCACCGTGCACGAGGAGCCCGATCTGTCGGGCGTGCCCGGCGAACTCCGCCCGCTCCTCCACCGCTGCCTGGCGAAGGACCCCGCCCATCGGCCGACGCCCGCGCAGCTGATCGAGGCCGTGCGCGACCACCCGTCGATCGGGGGCCGGCTCAGGTTCACCGACGACTGGTTGCCCCACCGGATCGGCACGGAGATACTGCGCCGCGCCGATCTCCCTTCGGCGCCGCCCCACTCCCCCACGGAGACCTCGCCCGCGGCTCCCCCGACGCCGTCTCCCACGCGGCCCGCCACGCTCGCATCAACCGCCGGCCCCACACCGTCCGCCGCCGCCACGCCGATCACCGCGCGGGGGTCCGAGCCCTCGTCACGCCGGCGCGCTGCGCCGCGGAGCCACCGCTCCGGCCGTACCGTCCTGGCCGTGGCGGCGGCCCTGGTCCTCGGTGCGTGCGGAGCCGTGTACCTGCTCGACGATCCGTACGAGAACGAGCCGTACGAGAACGAGCCGACGGTCGGCGCCGGCGACGCGCCGCCACCCTCGACCCCGCCGAAAGCAACCCCGCCGAGAACAACCCCGTCGAAAGCAGCCCCGTCGAAGGCGACCCCCGGCTACGTCCCCGCCTACACCGGCACGGAGCTCACCGCACCGGACCAGGGCTACGAGTTCGACATCCGGGCCGGGAAGGTCGCGCCCCAGGACACCGCCGCGTGGTACGTGGGTCGTACGGCGTCCGAGTTCTACGTACCGGAGGACAGCGAGGCGTACATCGCCGAGGGCGGCCGACCGGATCTCGCGGCGTGCGTGCGGGGCATCGAGAGCCGCCCCGTGACCGCCCTCCCGTTCAGCGCGCTCGGGGCCGGGCGGTCCTTCTGCGTGCGCGCCCAGGACGGCCGGGACATCGCCGTGGTGAACGTGCTCGCGACGAGCACGGACGGAGGCCCTGTGACGGTCTCCCTCGACCACTACCGACGCTCCGGCTGA
- a CDS encoding MFS transporter: MTSTDLRPAPPPRSTARRALLAGSVGNLVEWYEFGVYGAFATVIAANFFTPDPGAGAGPGTGGVTALMATYASFALAFFFRPVGALLFGRLGDRLGRRPTLILVVGLMTLSTTLIGLLPTQATVGAAAPWLLTFLRVLQGISAGGEFGGAVALMTESAPVGRRGLHGAWQSFTVALGLLAGAGTAAGLAAVLSPSALYAWGWRIPFLLALPLGAVALWLRTALEEPPGTPPGPAPGRHPEGAFAPGTGEPRRRGEQARAVVLGVGRVMGWSAAGYTFLVVLPSHLQSALGVSFREALPAAVLANLGFAASILPAGMLSDRIGRRPVMLAGALGVVVFALPVLRVLQSPGAAPGVKVAALLFAGALIGLMAGPGPAMLAEMFPRRVRCTGLGLAYALANAVFSGCAGLVITALTARTGNTAVPAYYAAGVCALSCVALLTLRGDDHREPLR; this comes from the coding sequence GTGACCTCGACCGACCTGCGGCCGGCCCCGCCCCCGCGCTCCACCGCCCGCCGCGCGCTGCTCGCCGGTTCGGTCGGAAACCTCGTCGAGTGGTACGAGTTCGGCGTGTACGGCGCCTTCGCCACCGTCATCGCCGCCAACTTCTTCACCCCGGACCCGGGCGCGGGAGCCGGTCCGGGGACGGGCGGGGTCACGGCGCTGATGGCGACCTACGCCTCGTTCGCGCTCGCGTTCTTCTTCCGCCCGGTCGGTGCCCTCCTCTTCGGGCGGCTGGGGGACCGCCTGGGACGGCGCCCCACCCTGATCCTGGTCGTCGGCCTGATGACGCTCTCCACCACCCTGATCGGGCTGCTGCCCACGCAGGCCACCGTCGGCGCCGCCGCGCCCTGGCTGCTCACGTTCCTGCGGGTGCTGCAAGGGATCTCCGCGGGCGGGGAGTTCGGCGGGGCGGTGGCCCTGATGACGGAGTCCGCCCCGGTGGGCCGTCGCGGTCTCCACGGCGCGTGGCAGTCGTTCACCGTCGCACTGGGTCTGCTCGCCGGCGCCGGCACGGCCGCCGGCCTGGCCGCGGTGCTGTCCCCGTCCGCGCTGTACGCGTGGGGCTGGCGGATCCCGTTCCTGCTGGCCCTGCCGCTCGGTGCCGTCGCGCTGTGGTTGCGTACCGCGCTGGAGGAGCCCCCCGGCACTCCCCCGGGCCCTGCCCCCGGCCGGCACCCGGAAGGGGCCTTCGCCCCCGGTACCGGGGAGCCGCGGCGTCGGGGCGAGCAGGCCCGCGCCGTCGTCCTCGGTGTCGGGCGGGTCATGGGCTGGTCGGCGGCCGGGTACACCTTCCTCGTGGTCCTGCCGTCCCACCTCCAGTCCGCCCTGGGCGTCTCCTTCCGCGAGGCCCTGCCGGCCGCCGTGCTGGCCAACCTGGGCTTCGCCGCCTCGATCCTTCCCGCCGGGATGCTCAGCGACCGGATCGGCCGGCGGCCCGTCATGCTCGCGGGGGCGCTCGGTGTCGTCGTGTTCGCCCTCCCCGTCCTGCGGGTCCTCCAGTCGCCCGGGGCCGCGCCCGGGGTGAAGGTGGCGGCCCTCCTGTTCGCGGGGGCGTTGATCGGGCTGATGGCGGGCCCGGGACCGGCGATGCTCGCCGAGATGTTCCCGCGCCGCGTGCGCTGCACCGGGCTCGGGTTGGCGTACGCGCTGGCCAACGCCGTGTTCTCCGGCTGTGCGGGTCTGGTCATCACCGCCCTGACCGCCCGGACGGGGAACACGGCCGTCCCCGCCTACTACGCCGCCGGCGTCTGTGCCCTGAGCTGCGTGGCTCTGCTGACCCTGCGCGGCGACGACCATCGGGAGCCCCTGCGATGA
- a CDS encoding EF-hand domain-containing protein: MSEKARKLFDALDLDSDGVLTRVEVISALRTKGPTLASTGVLPSWGVSDVDASSALFDRANLDGDGVLTFEEFEREADRRFGW; this comes from the coding sequence ATGAGCGAGAAGGCCCGCAAGCTCTTCGACGCACTCGATCTCGACAGCGACGGCGTCCTGACGCGCGTCGAGGTGATCTCGGCCCTGCGGACGAAGGGGCCCACCCTCGCCTCCACCGGCGTCCTGCCCTCCTGGGGAGTCAGCGACGTCGACGCCTCGTCGGCCCTCTTCGACCGGGCCAACCTCGACGGCGACGGGGTGTTGACGTTCGAGGAGTTCGAGCGGGAGGCCGACCGCCGCTTCGGCTGGTAG
- a CDS encoding MerR family transcriptional regulator, with translation MRIGELAGATGVSERSLRYYETQGLLTPGRTPGGHRDYGDWAVDRVIRIQALFAAGLHSRKIAELLPCLRDADGGPSGNATPKLVAELRTERQRIDGLITDLLRTREVLDEAIDAASGAGAGAGAGTPAVRV, from the coding sequence ATGCGGATCGGTGAACTGGCAGGGGCCACCGGAGTGAGCGAGAGATCGCTGCGCTACTACGAGACGCAAGGGCTGCTCACCCCCGGCCGAACTCCCGGCGGCCATCGCGACTACGGGGACTGGGCGGTCGACCGCGTCATCCGCATCCAGGCGCTCTTCGCGGCCGGCCTCCACAGCAGGAAGATCGCGGAGCTGCTCCCGTGCCTGCGCGACGCGGACGGCGGGCCGTCCGGGAACGCGACGCCGAAGCTGGTGGCCGAGCTCCGTACCGAGCGGCAGCGCATCGACGGGCTCATCACCGACCTGCTGCGTACCCGAGAGGTCCTGGACGAGGCGATCGACGCGGCGTCGGGTGCGGGAGCGGGCGCGGGCGCGGGTACGCCTGCCGTCCGTGTGTAA
- a CDS encoding virginiamycin B lyase family protein encodes MPRSAVPETLRRPGGAGRRLGSVLVLVSLCAFGLGPVGTAAASEPGPGAAPTPLYISDYGNNRVVKTPVDGSGGQSTVPTTDLVRPTGMVADAAGDLYVSDTGNNRVVRIPSDGGPQTTVATDGLSRPLGLALDDAGDLYIADSFNDRVVKVHADGSGQSTVPTSGLLHPWGLAFDAEGALYVSDFVNDRVVKLAAAGGGQSTVPTTGLSQPAGIVLDPGGNLYVSDTGNNRVVRVAAGGGQSTVPAVGLNDPLGLALDWRGNLYVADAFNNRVVRLAPNGGGQSTLPVTGLNTPTGLAIPPAPTRLRTTDATARRESHPQVLTVKGLSGTLTTAHGTPVPGRTVVFSDARRERTLCTAVTDSRGTARCDAAINGPAGVLDHLYENLLRHGYLARFDGSPTHAPAAAPGTVRAAHPH; translated from the coding sequence GTGCCCCGTTCCGCAGTTCCCGAGACCCTGCGCAGGCCGGGGGGCGCCGGCCGGCGGCTCGGCTCCGTGCTCGTGTTGGTGTCCCTGTGCGCGTTCGGGCTCGGCCCGGTCGGCACGGCGGCCGCCTCCGAGCCCGGCCCCGGGGCCGCCCCCACCCCCCTGTACATCTCCGACTACGGCAACAACCGGGTCGTGAAGACGCCCGTCGACGGCAGCGGCGGTCAGAGCACGGTTCCCACCACCGACCTGGTCCGCCCCACCGGCATGGTCGCCGACGCGGCGGGCGACCTGTACGTCTCCGACACCGGCAACAACCGGGTCGTACGGATCCCCTCCGACGGCGGGCCGCAGACCACGGTGGCGACCGACGGACTGTCCCGCCCCCTCGGGCTGGCCCTGGACGACGCGGGCGACCTGTACATCGCCGACAGCTTCAACGACCGCGTCGTCAAGGTGCACGCAGACGGCAGCGGTCAGAGCACGGTTCCCACCAGTGGGCTGCTGCACCCGTGGGGCCTCGCCTTCGATGCCGAAGGCGCCCTGTACGTCTCCGACTTCGTCAACGACCGCGTCGTGAAGCTGGCCGCGGCCGGCGGAGGCCAGAGCACCGTCCCCACCACCGGTCTCTCCCAGCCGGCCGGGATCGTCCTGGACCCCGGCGGCAACCTGTACGTGTCCGACACCGGCAACAACCGGGTGGTGCGGGTGGCGGCCGGCGGCGGCCAGAGCACGGTTCCCGCCGTCGGGCTCAACGACCCGCTGGGACTGGCCCTCGACTGGCGCGGAAACCTGTACGTCGCGGACGCCTTCAACAACCGGGTCGTGCGCCTCGCCCCGAACGGCGGCGGCCAGAGCACCCTGCCCGTCACCGGCCTGAACACCCCCACCGGCCTGGCGATCCCGCCCGCGCCGACCCGTCTGCGGACGACCGACGCCACCGCCCGGCGGGAATCCCACCCGCAGGTCCTGACGGTCAAGGGACTGTCGGGCACCCTCACCACCGCCCACGGCACCCCCGTACCCGGTCGGACGGTGGTCTTCAGCGACGCCCGGCGCGAGCGCACGCTGTGCACGGCCGTCACCGACAGCCGCGGCACGGCCCGCTGCGACGCCGCGATCAACGGGCCTGCCGGCGTACTGGACCACCTCTACGAGAACCTGCTGCGCCACGGCTACCTGGCACGGTTCGACGGATCCCCGACCCACGCGCCGGCCGCCGCCCCGGGCACCGTACGGGCCGCCCACCCGCACTGA
- a CDS encoding ABC transporter substrate-binding protein, which translates to MPETRTLPVRRTRRRIVAALAAASTLAVVTGCGAADMTRQASPYADAQGAKTVTLSVQSWVGAQANTAVAGYLLEHELGYRVDTVQVDEVPAWDALSQGRVDAILEDWGHPEQQKRYVEDKKTIVNGGDLGVTGHIGWFVPTYFAKQHPDVTDWKNLGKYTDQLRTPESRGKGQLMDGSPSYVTNDKALVKNLKLDLEVVFAGSEAAQITQIKQFAKEKKPFLTYWYKPQWLFERVPMTEVKLPEYKEGCDADPEKVACAYPHTPLQKYLNARFADDGGKAAGFLKKFHWTVAEQNEVALMIAEEKLSPQQAAKKWVERNEDVWRPWVR; encoded by the coding sequence ATGCCCGAGACGCGAACCCTTCCCGTGAGACGTACCCGCCGACGGATCGTCGCCGCGCTCGCCGCGGCGAGCACCCTGGCCGTCGTCACCGGCTGCGGAGCGGCCGACATGACCCGCCAGGCGTCCCCGTACGCGGACGCCCAGGGCGCGAAGACGGTCACGCTCTCCGTGCAGTCCTGGGTCGGCGCGCAGGCCAACACGGCCGTGGCGGGCTACCTGCTCGAACACGAGCTGGGCTACCGGGTCGACACCGTCCAGGTGGACGAGGTGCCCGCGTGGGACGCCCTCAGTCAGGGCCGGGTCGACGCGATCCTGGAGGACTGGGGTCACCCCGAGCAGCAGAAGCGGTACGTCGAGGACAAGAAGACCATCGTCAACGGCGGTGACCTCGGGGTGACCGGCCACATCGGCTGGTTCGTCCCGACCTACTTCGCGAAGCAGCACCCGGACGTCACCGACTGGAAGAACCTCGGCAAGTACACCGACCAGCTGCGCACGCCCGAGAGCCGCGGCAAGGGTCAGCTGATGGACGGCTCGCCTTCGTACGTGACGAACGACAAGGCGCTGGTGAAGAACCTGAAGCTGGACCTGGAGGTGGTCTTCGCCGGTTCCGAGGCCGCCCAGATCACCCAGATCAAGCAGTTCGCCAAGGAGAAGAAGCCCTTCCTGACGTACTGGTACAAGCCCCAGTGGCTCTTCGAGCGGGTTCCGATGACCGAGGTGAAGCTGCCCGAGTACAAGGAGGGCTGCGACGCCGACCCCGAGAAGGTGGCCTGCGCCTACCCGCACACGCCGTTGCAGAAGTACCTGAACGCGCGGTTCGCGGACGACGGCGGGAAGGCCGCCGGGTTCCTGAAGAAGTTCCACTGGACCGTGGCGGAACAGAACGAGGTCGCCCTGATGATCGCCGAGGAGAAGTTGTCGCCTCAGCAGGCGGCGAAGAAGTGGGTGGAGCGGAACGAGGACGTCTGGCGTCCCTGGGTCCGCTGA